The following coding sequences are from one Paenibacillus tundrae window:
- a CDS encoding beta-ketoacyl-ACP synthase III, translating into MNNLRPVGVIGTGKYVPEKILTNSDLEKMVDTNDEWIVSRTGIKERHIAAPDQATSDLAYEAAIKALESAGMTGSDLDLIIVATITPDSAFPSTACILQDKLGAKGAAAFDLSAACSGFVYGLATATSFIKSGLYNNALVIGADCLSRITDYTDRNTCVLFGDGAGAVIVGEVPEGRGFKSFDLGAEGAGGSLLQLEGGGSRLPASAETIENKKHYIYMNGREVFKFAVRVMGTATLEVLNKAGLDRSDVDLFVPHQANIRIIQSAMQRLDLPEEKVVVNVDKYANTSAASIPLALVEAAEEGRMKAGDTVLMVGFGGGLTWGASVLVW; encoded by the coding sequence ATGAATAATTTGCGCCCGGTTGGGGTTATTGGTACGGGGAAATATGTGCCTGAGAAAATTTTGACAAACAGCGATCTTGAAAAAATGGTAGATACAAATGACGAGTGGATCGTCAGTCGAACAGGGATCAAAGAGCGTCACATCGCTGCACCGGATCAAGCCACTTCAGATCTGGCATATGAAGCTGCGATCAAAGCATTGGAATCTGCGGGCATGACAGGCAGCGATTTGGATCTAATCATCGTTGCAACGATTACACCAGATTCTGCGTTCCCTTCTACTGCTTGTATTCTTCAAGATAAATTAGGCGCTAAAGGTGCGGCTGCGTTCGACCTGTCTGCTGCTTGCTCTGGTTTTGTATATGGACTTGCGACAGCAACAAGCTTTATCAAAAGTGGTCTTTACAATAATGCACTTGTTATTGGTGCAGACTGTCTGTCCCGGATTACGGATTACACGGATCGGAATACCTGTGTACTGTTCGGAGATGGCGCAGGCGCAGTAATCGTTGGAGAAGTACCTGAAGGCCGTGGATTCAAATCATTTGATCTAGGTGCTGAAGGTGCGGGCGGCAGCTTGCTTCAACTGGAAGGTGGAGGTTCACGCCTACCGGCTTCTGCAGAGACCATTGAGAACAAAAAGCATTACATCTACATGAATGGTCGGGAAGTATTTAAATTTGCGGTACGTGTTATGGGAACGGCTACGCTAGAAGTGCTGAACAAAGCAGGTCTGGATCGCTCAGACGTAGATTTGTTTGTTCCACATCAAGCTAATATTCGTATCATTCAATCCGCGATGCAACGACTGGATCTTCCAGAAGAAAAAGTAGTTGTGAACGTAGATAAATATGCTAACACATCAGCGGCCTCTATCCCTCTTGCTTTGGTTGAAGCTGCTGAAGAAGGACGCATGAAAGCTGGAGATACCGTACTGATGGTTGGATTCGGCGGCGGACTGACATGGGGAGCATCTGTACTCGTTTGGTAA
- the fabD gene encoding ACP S-malonyltransferase has product MSKIAFVFPGQGSQAVGMAKEAYETVPASKEIFEVADQTLGFSLSNLIFEGPETELKQTSNTQPALLTASIAWLEAFKEKGIQADYMAGHSLGEYSALVAAGVLSFADAVSIVRARGQYMEQAVPGGQGAMAAVLGADREALGVLCRDVSESGHVVELANMNCPGQIVISGVKEGVAAVAERVKEAGGKRAIALEVSGPFHSSLMKDAAEKLADKLKTVSFAPANVPVVANVTAQPVEDGQVQQLLTEQVYSPVLWEDSVTWLIEQGVDTFIEIGSGSVLTGLIKKTDKTVKLYNVNSLETLEATVAALQ; this is encoded by the coding sequence ATGAGTAAAATAGCATTTGTATTTCCCGGTCAGGGATCACAGGCGGTAGGTATGGCAAAGGAAGCGTATGAGACGGTTCCAGCGTCAAAAGAAATTTTTGAAGTAGCTGATCAAACGCTTGGCTTTTCGCTGAGCAACCTGATATTTGAAGGACCGGAGACCGAGTTGAAACAGACATCAAATACACAACCGGCTCTGTTGACAGCAAGTATTGCTTGGCTTGAGGCATTTAAAGAAAAAGGGATTCAAGCGGATTACATGGCTGGACATAGCTTGGGAGAATACAGCGCACTAGTGGCGGCAGGCGTATTGTCGTTTGCTGATGCGGTAAGTATTGTCCGAGCACGTGGTCAGTATATGGAGCAGGCTGTGCCTGGTGGACAGGGAGCGATGGCTGCAGTATTGGGTGCGGATCGGGAAGCGCTGGGGGTGCTTTGCCGTGACGTATCTGAAAGTGGACATGTCGTAGAACTGGCGAACATGAACTGCCCAGGTCAAATTGTTATTTCAGGTGTTAAAGAAGGCGTTGCTGCAGTAGCGGAACGTGTGAAAGAAGCGGGCGGCAAACGTGCAATTGCACTGGAAGTCAGTGGACCGTTCCACTCTTCCTTGATGAAGGATGCGGCAGAGAAACTAGCAGATAAACTTAAAACTGTTTCTTTCGCACCAGCTAACGTTCCTGTTGTGGCTAATGTGACTGCACAGCCGGTAGAAGATGGACAAGTTCAACAATTGTTGACAGAACAGGTCTATTCTCCCGTATTATGGGAAGACAGTGTGACATGGCTTATTGAGCAAGGTGTAGACACGTTTATCGAGATTGGTTCGGGAAGTGTACTAACGGGTTTAATTAAAAAGACAGATAAAACCGTGAAATTATACAACGTAAACAGTCTTGAAACGCTTGAAGCAACGGTTGCTGCCTTGCAATAA
- the fabG gene encoding 3-oxoacyl-[acyl-carrier-protein] reductase codes for MSKPLEGKNALVTGASRGIGRSIALALAEAGANVAVNYAGSQAAAEEVAEAIRAKGVKAITVQANVGQMDEAEQMVKATLEEWGNVDILVNNAGITRDNLIMRMKEEEFDQVIETNLKGVFNCLKAVTRPMMKQRSGRIINISSVVGVLGNAGQANYVAAKAGVIGLTKASARELASRGITVNCVAPGFIETDMTKELSQELVDGMLSGIPLSRLGQPDEIAGVVTFLASEASSYMTGQTLHVDGGMYM; via the coding sequence ATGTCTAAACCGTTAGAAGGAAAAAATGCATTGGTTACAGGCGCATCCCGTGGAATTGGACGCAGTATCGCGCTTGCTCTGGCGGAAGCGGGTGCCAACGTTGCCGTGAACTATGCAGGCAGCCAAGCGGCTGCTGAGGAGGTAGCGGAAGCGATCCGTGCCAAAGGGGTCAAAGCAATTACCGTTCAGGCTAATGTGGGTCAGATGGACGAGGCTGAACAAATGGTCAAAGCCACGCTTGAAGAGTGGGGTAATGTCGATATTCTTGTTAACAACGCTGGAATTACTCGTGATAACCTGATTATGCGTATGAAAGAAGAAGAGTTTGATCAGGTTATTGAGACGAATCTAAAAGGTGTATTTAACTGCCTGAAGGCAGTTACGCGCCCGATGATGAAGCAGCGGTCAGGAAGAATTATTAATATTTCCTCTGTTGTAGGTGTACTTGGTAATGCAGGTCAAGCTAACTATGTTGCTGCTAAGGCAGGCGTCATTGGTTTGACGAAAGCATCTGCTCGTGAACTCGCTTCACGAGGCATCACAGTGAACTGTGTTGCACCAGGTTTCATTGAAACAGATATGACGAAAGAACTGTCCCAGGAATTGGTTGATGGCATGCTAAGTGGTATTCCATTGTCCCGTCTGGGTCAGCCGGATGAAATTGCTGGCGTCGTAACATTCTTGGCATCAGAAGCTTCATCTTATATGACAGGTCAGACACTTCATGTCGATGGCGGCATGTACATGTAA
- the acpP gene encoding acyl carrier protein, translated as MSDVLERVKRIVVDRLGADEAEVTLEASFKEDLGADSLDVVELVMELEDEFDLEISDEDAEKITTVGEVVNYIQSHT; from the coding sequence ATGTCCGATGTATTGGAGCGTGTAAAACGCATCGTCGTCGACCGCTTGGGCGCAGACGAAGCTGAAGTTACACTTGAAGCATCTTTCAAAGAAGATTTGGGTGCTGATTCTTTGGATGTAGTGGAATTGGTCATGGAATTGGAAGATGAATTCGATTTGGAAATCTCTGATGAAGATGCAGAAAAAATCACGACCGTAGGTGAAGTTGTAAACTACATACAATCTCATACCTAA
- the fabF gene encoding beta-ketoacyl-ACP synthase II encodes MKQRVVITGMGVMTSLGKDLETFWGSLMAGKSGISQIEAFDVSEYTTQIAAEIKDFNPEEYMDRKDARKMDRFVQFAVAAGFKAVEDSGLKIDENIDAERFGVSIGSGIGGLGTWEDQHNALLQKGPKRVSPFFIPMMISNMASGQMSISLGAKGPNINVVTACATGTHSIGDSFKLIANGDADAMICGGAEATIRPTGLAGFCAMRAMSTRNDDPAHSSRPFDTGRDGFVMGEGAGILILESLEHAQKRGARIYGEVIGYGLTGDAHHMTEPDPDGAARCMKMALRNAGIEPEEVDYINAHGTSTPVGDRSETLAIKKAFGDHAYRLAVSSTKSMTGHMLGAAGGVEAVICGLSLTHQTLAPTINLENQDPECDLDYVPNVPRQTKVNIAMSNSFGFGGHNATIILKKFEA; translated from the coding sequence TTGAAACAAAGAGTAGTAATTACCGGAATGGGCGTAATGACATCGCTCGGAAAAGATTTAGAGACGTTCTGGGGAAGTTTAATGGCAGGTAAGTCCGGAATCTCTCAGATTGAGGCATTTGATGTAAGTGAATATACTACTCAAATTGCTGCCGAAATCAAGGATTTCAACCCGGAAGAATATATGGATCGTAAGGACGCACGCAAAATGGATCGTTTTGTTCAGTTTGCTGTAGCTGCCGGCTTCAAAGCTGTGGAAGACAGCGGATTAAAAATTGACGAGAACATTGATGCAGAGCGTTTTGGTGTATCGATCGGATCGGGTATCGGTGGATTGGGTACTTGGGAAGATCAGCATAACGCATTGCTGCAAAAAGGCCCTAAACGTGTTAGCCCGTTCTTCATCCCAATGATGATTTCGAATATGGCTTCTGGTCAAATGTCGATCTCTCTTGGTGCAAAAGGACCGAACATTAACGTAGTAACTGCTTGTGCTACAGGAACACACTCCATTGGAGATTCCTTCAAGTTGATTGCTAACGGTGATGCAGATGCAATGATCTGTGGAGGAGCTGAAGCAACGATCCGTCCAACTGGACTTGCTGGTTTCTGTGCAATGCGTGCGATGTCTACACGTAATGATGATCCAGCTCATTCTAGCCGTCCGTTTGATACGGGACGTGATGGATTCGTTATGGGTGAAGGTGCTGGTATTCTGATTTTGGAATCACTGGAACACGCTCAAAAACGTGGTGCACGTATCTATGGTGAAGTCATTGGTTACGGATTGACTGGGGATGCACATCACATGACAGAACCAGATCCAGATGGAGCAGCTCGTTGTATGAAGATGGCGCTTCGCAATGCAGGTATTGAACCTGAAGAAGTGGACTATATCAATGCTCACGGAACATCCACACCTGTAGGTGACCGCTCAGAGACGCTGGCAATCAAGAAAGCGTTTGGAGATCATGCGTACAGGCTGGCTGTGAGTTCCACTAAATCGATGACGGGTCACATGCTTGGTGCTGCTGGTGGGGTTGAAGCGGTAATCTGTGGATTGTCTCTGACACATCAGACACTTGCTCCAACGATCAATCTGGAGAACCAAGATCCAGAATGTGATCTTGACTATGTACCAAATGTTCCGCGTCAAACGAAAGTTAATATTGCAATGTCCAATTCATTTGGATTCGGCGGTCACAATGCCACCATTATTCTCAAAAAATTTGAAGCATAA
- the rnc gene encoding ribonuclease III — protein MSEDLKQLQHKLQIKFDNRQLLKQAFTHASYVNEHRFSQHQDNERLEFLGDAVLELTVSEYLYHLYPNRPEGELTKLRASIVCEPSLVKFAEALGFGQYVLLGKGEELTGGRTRPALLADVFESFIGALYLDQGLEPVRTFLDQHVFPLIVLGGKLQMSDYKTELQELTQHHNMGSLEYRIVEERGPAHEREFVSEVHMGQERLGRGTGRSKKEAEQQAASAALERLKLPEA, from the coding sequence TTGAGTGAAGATCTGAAGCAATTACAGCACAAACTTCAAATCAAATTTGACAACAGGCAGCTTTTAAAACAAGCGTTTACCCATGCTTCGTATGTAAACGAACACCGGTTCAGTCAGCATCAGGATAACGAACGCTTGGAGTTTCTAGGCGATGCGGTATTGGAGTTGACTGTTTCGGAATACTTGTATCATTTGTATCCTAACCGTCCGGAAGGTGAACTAACGAAGCTGCGGGCATCTATTGTCTGTGAACCTTCCCTTGTCAAATTTGCTGAAGCATTGGGTTTTGGACAGTATGTACTTCTTGGAAAAGGTGAGGAACTGACTGGAGGACGGACGCGGCCAGCGCTGCTAGCTGATGTGTTTGAATCCTTCATCGGTGCATTATATCTGGATCAGGGACTGGAACCGGTTAGGACGTTTCTGGATCAGCATGTATTTCCGTTAATTGTTCTGGGCGGCAAGTTGCAAATGAGCGATTACAAAACGGAGTTGCAGGAACTCACACAGCATCACAATATGGGATCTTTGGAATATCGAATTGTTGAAGAACGGGGTCCTGCCCATGAAAGGGAGTTTGTCTCCGAGGTCCATATGGGTCAAGAACGGCTTGGCAGAGGTACAGGACGTTCCAAAAAAGAAGCTGAACAGCAGGCTGCATCAGCAGCGCTGGAACGATTGAAGCTTCCGGAAGCCTGA